One genomic window of Amphiura filiformis chromosome 3, Afil_fr2py, whole genome shotgun sequence includes the following:
- the LOC140147727 gene encoding 5-hydroxytryptamine receptor 1B-like, protein MYPSQQPPFAADAVLPPYKEAPIIGITDLPNISDGIEEEAFTRPFLPWQEAIIITVLTAIILFTTCGNCLVILSVCLDRKLRKTPNILIINLAVADLCVGLLVMPFGTAYQITGRWIFGRELCNLYITFDMLACTASIATLCGISLDRYLVITRPLRYAPKRKPKLMVLFVAIVWISAILISIVPLFIGGAVIEDGMCIVNQDYTFTIFSTFGAFYVPLLIMITLYLKIYQAARKSRKADLRQRRVSIGMLRRGSHDSNFNRSIKIPNSNGSLDGSNSNMLKRGSNESEDSGVEEMTPRTRAQRRLTIILAKTRASLSSLGSARRILMSKEPKAVRTLGVIVGCFTLCWLPFFIVALFRPYCNNCTISPTLINVFLWLGYINSTLNPVIYPLFNKDFGPAYRKMLSCKCSLYEPREFDDSYWRNERRRSSLGIGGGGSDRDSDMSHLGTPVKHALSRQSSVQFDDAPQIRKYSLKMDIINCNRKSSLTPIPSIVTVDEDSEESEDSLSNMLPSTSAPQAV, encoded by the coding sequence ATGTATCCGTCTCAGCAACCTCCATTTGCCGCAGATGCTGTGCTTCCTCCTTACAAGGAAGCCCCCATCATCGGGATAACGGATTTACCTAACATAAGTGATGGTATCGAAGAAGAAGCATTTACCAGACCCTTCTTGCCATGGCAAGAAGCGATTATTATTACAGTACTAACTGCGATTATATTATTTACAACATGTGGAAATTGTTTAGTAATCTTATCCGTATGCCTAGATCGGAAACTACGCAAAACACCGAACATACTTATCATTAATCTCGCCGTTGCAGATTTATGCGTGGGGTTGCTTGTAATGCCATTCGGAACTGCTTACCAGATTACGGGACGATGGATCTTTGGTCGTGAACTCTGCAATCTGTACATTACCTTTGATATGTTAGCATGTACGGCGTCCATAGCAACTCTCTGCGGGATATCATTAGATAGATACCTGGTGATAACTAGACCGTTACGTTATGCACCAAAAAGGAAACCTAAACTCATGGTACTCTTTGTCGCCATTGTATGGATTAGCGCTATCCTTATTTCAATTGTGCCTCTCTTTATTGGCGGTGCAGTTATTGAAGATGGTATGTGTATCGTCAACCAAGATTACACTTTTACCATTTTCTCCACTTTCGGTGCTTTTTACGTACCATTGCTTATCATGATAACTCTGTACTTAAAAATATATCAAGCCGCGAGGAAAAGTAGGAAAGCTGATTTGCGTCAAAGAAGAGTGAGTATTGGAATGTTAAGGCGAGGAAGTCACGATAGCAACTTTAACAGGagcataaaaataccaaatagtAACGGTAGTTTGGACGGTAGTAATTCAAACATGCTAAAAAGGGGCTCAAATGAATCTGAAGACAGTGGTGTGGAGGAAATGACTCCACGAACAAGAGCCCAAAGAAGGCTGACCATTATACTAGCCAAAACTCGGGCTTCACTATCGAGCTTAGGATCGGCAAGAAGAATTCTAATGTCCAAAGAACCCAAGGCTGTAAGAACTCTCGGAGTCATCGTCGGCTGCTTCACTCTGTGTTGGTTACCATTTTTTATCGTGGCGCTCTTTAGACCATATTGTAATAATTGTACTATTTCACCGACTTTGATCAATGTCTTCTTGTGGCTCGGCTACATCAATTCAACATTAAACCCGGTGATTTACCCGTTGTTTAACAAAGATTTCGGACCAGCTTACCGGAAGATGCTGTCTTGTAAATGCTCGTTATATGAACCTAGAGAATTTGACGACAGCTACTGGAGGAACGAAAGAAGGCGATCGAGTCTTGGAATCGGTGGTGGTGGTTCTGACAGAGACTCTGATATGTCACATCTTGGAACTCCTGTTAAACACGCTCTAAGTAGACAATCTTCAGTGCAATTTGATGATGCTCCTCAGATAAGGAAGTATTCTTTGAAGATGGATATAATTAATTGTAATCGTAAATCGAGTCTTACACCGATCCCTTCTATTGTTACAGTGGATGAAGATAGCGAGGAGTCTGAAGACAGCTTGAGTAACATGTTGCCATCGACAAGTGCACCGCAGGCTGTTTAA
- the LOC140147354 gene encoding uncharacterized protein: MPKVKKRKRTMSRKTTGAYQMALSRHRETPEERQSRLQQISEHAASARVSETPEERQSRLQQKREHTTKMRASETPEERQSRLQQKREHTTKMRASETPEERQSRLQQKREHTTNVRASESPEERQSRLQQKREHTTNVRASETPEERQSRLQQLQEQRLYQTAEALARHRKLGIIKDTTDFLESDFTPEDAHHELSGLFDTTACPHCKSFRWKEERSGLCCSNAKVKLNPFPPPPTVIQNLYLQSEFLNKLRKYNNSLSLASLGVGREIIQHGYSPTVTIQGKMYHLIDTLLPSDGNVPKFAQLYFHDTDNAVSNRLLHNPDLEATTIGTLQETLRKVNPYIKSFKAAIEVQEQNQDSLHIVLNAEKKPSEDHARRYNLPTGSEVAVILPGDLVNNLDVVIHPREGPMQHINQLHRSYDPLHYVILFPYGTDGYHLHIPHSKGPRFYAEAFQDAMAIVRHYGKPSLFVTFTCNPSWPEIKASLFQGERPSDRPDICVRVFNIKLEELLKDLRRGDVLGKVAAFTSVKEDQKRGLPHAHILLILKDEDQPKMPQDIDCIVCAEIPDKETNPKLYDIITHNNIHGPCGTINRNSPCMVGEGASRTCGKHFPKDFRNHTVVTQSSYPEYRRRSPENGGRTHTMKVHGNNFEVDNRFIVPYNPFLSLKFNAHINVEVVHSVKAVKYLYKYITKGCDRVMVRLSNGEEIDITNDEIERFVNARYVSASQALWRIYEFKLHQRYPAVMKLPCHLENEQLVVFNEGQAEQAVCEGPPKQS, from the coding sequence ATGCCTAAAGTTAAGAAGAGAAAAAGAACAATGTCGCGGAAAACCACAGGTGCATATCAGATGGCTCTATCTAGACATCGTGAAACCCCTGAAGAGAGACAGTCACGGCTACAACAAATAAGTGAACATGCTGCCAGTGCGCGAGTTTCCGAAACCCCTGAGGAGCGACAGTCAAGGCTACAACAAAAGAGAGAACACACTACCAAAATGCGAGCCTCTGAAACCCCTGAAGAGCGACAGTCAAGGCTACAACAAAAGAGAGAACACACTACCAAAATGCGAGCCTCTGAAACCCCTGAAGAGCGACAGTCACGGCTACAACAAAAGAGAGAACACACTACCAATGTGCGAGCCTCTGAATCCCCTGAAGAAAGACAATCACGGCTACAACAAAAGAGAGAACACACTACCAATGTGCGAGCCTCTGAAACCCCTGAAGAAAGACAATCACGGCTACAACAACTTCAAGAACAGCGTCTCTATCAAACAGCAGAAGCACTCGCCCGACACAGAAAATTGGGTATCATCAAAGACACAACAGATTTTCTTGAAAGTGATTTTACACCAGAAGATGCACACCATGAATTATCTGGTCTCTTTGATACCACTGCATGTCCACACTGCAAAAGCTTTCGATGGAAAGAAGAAAGATCAGGCCTTTGTTGCTCAAACGCAAAGGTCAAACTTAACCCATTCCCACCACCACCCACTGTTATTCAGAACCTATACCTGCAATCTGAATTTCTGAACAAACTTAGAAAATATAACAACTCCCTGTCATTAGCATCACTCGGTGTAGGACGTGAAATTATACAGCATGGATACAGTCCAACCGTAACAATCCAGGGCAAGATGTACCATCTTATTGACACCCTGCTTCCTTCTGATGGTAATGTACCAAAATTTGCTCAGTTATACTTCCATGACACTGATAACGCAGTCTCCAACCGCCTATTGCACAATCCCGATCTTGAAGCTACGACAATTGGTACACTGCAAGAAACGCTTCGCAAAGTTAATCCGTACATCAAGTCCTTCAAAGCAGCCATAGAGGTTCAAGAACAGAATCAAGACAGTCTCCACATTGTGCTGAATGCTGAGAAGAAGCCATCAGAAGATCATGCAAGGCGTTACAACCTTCCCACAGGAAGTGAAGTTGCAGTGATCCTACCAGGTGATTTAGTCAACAACCTTGATGTTGTTATTCATCCACGGGAAGGTCCCATGCAGCATATAAACCAACTGCACAGAAGCTATGACCCTCTGCACTATGTCATACTATTTCCTTATGGAACTGATGGATATCACTTGCACATCCCTCATTCCAAAGGTCCTCGTTTTTATGCAGAAGCCTTCCAAGATGCAATGGCAATTGTTCGCCATTATGGTAAGCCATCCTTATTTGTGACATTCACCTGCAATCCAAGTTGGCCAGAGATTAAGGCATCATTATTCCAGGGTGAGAGACCAAGCGACAGGCCAGATATATGTGTTAGAGTCTTTAATATCAAACTCGAAGAGCTGCTGAAAGACTTGCGTCGAGGTGACGTCCTTGGGAAAGTAGCGGCCTTCACATCTGTGAAAGAGGATCAAAAGAGAGGCCTTCCGCATGCCCACATCTTACTCATATTAAAGGATGAAGATCAGCCAAAAATGCCTCAAGATATTGACTGCATCGTGTGTGCTGAAATACCAGACAAGGAAACAAATCCAAAGCTATATGACATTATAACGCACAACAACATCCATGGACCATGTGGTACTATCAACAGAAACTCCCCATGCATGGTTGGAGAAGGTGCATCACGAACATGTGGAAAACACTTTCCAAAAGACTTCAGGAATCACACAGTAGTCACACAATCATCGTATCCAGAATACAGACGAAGATCTCCAGAAAATGGTGGCCGAACACATACGATGAAAGTTCATGGAAATAACTTCGAAGTTGACAACCGATTTATCGTTCCATACAATCCTTTTCTGAGTCTGAAGTTCAATGCtcacatcaatgttgaagtgGTTCACAGTGTAAAAGCTGTGAAATACTTATACAAATATATCACCAAGGGATGTGACCGTGTAATGGTACGCTTAAGCAATGGAGAAGAGATAGATATTACCAATGACGAGATAGAACGCTTTGTGAATGCCCGATATGTCAGCGCGTCACAAGCATTATGGAGGATATACGAGTTTAAACTCCACCAAAGGTACCCTGCTGTTATGAAGTTGCCTTGCCATCTGGAAAATGAACAGCTGGTTGTATTCAACGAGGGACAGGCTGAACAGGCTGTATGTGAAGGTCCACCAAAACAAAGCTGA
- the LOC140147355 gene encoding ATP-dependent DNA helicase pif1-like, whose amino-acid sequence MIGRIPVISLNAHQSELYFLRMLLHHQPGATSFADLKTVEDKEHATFQAACLKLGLLEDDTEIDKVMEEAAAHKFGNQLRDVFATILIWIRPADPLAFYERHKHQLVEDYLRRDQVKDPTDIIVNELLIYLQDRLEREKLELQRDFGLPMPDANVPDSHMPREIREEINHDVDALQHIDVTNWKKLNAEQREVYDTVITSVDSEQGLLISLDASGGTGKTFVLSTILAHVRSKKGVALATATSGIAATLLPKGRTLHSRLKVPINITEESTCNITPRCATAELIRRCKLLVIDEVSMADRRILEAVNRSMQDIRKNKRTFGGVTVVLAGDWRQILPIVRKGSRSAIINACIKSSPLWSDVKVMKLTRNMRVAMAGGDECDYAKHLLDIGEGKVPVDYKLGKHKIRIKDEFVYHSDSFEHFANFVFDELQHNYKNPEWLTSRAILCPTNDGVDKVNDYLLKKFPGPGRVYKSSDTIEDHKERHQYPEEFLNSLNPSGLPSHVITLKPGAPIILLRISTPSKDIAMAPSM is encoded by the coding sequence ATGATTGGCCGTATACCTGTCATTAGCTTGAATGCCCACCAATCGGAGCTCTATTTCCTGAGAATGCTACTTCATCATCAACCTGGTGCTACTAGCTTCGCAGATTTGAAGACAGTTGAAGACAAGGAACATGCTACCTTTCAAGCTGCATGTTTAAAATTAGGACTACTGGAAGACGACACAGAGATCGACAAGGTCATGGAAGAAGCTGCAGCTCATAAATTTGGCAACCAGCTACGAGATGTGTTCGCTACTATCCTCATTTGGATTCGACCGGCAGATCCTCTGGCCTTTTATGAGCGACACAAGCATCAATTGGTAGAAGATTACCTACGCCGGGATCAGGTGAAAGACCCAACTGATATCATTGTGAACGAGCTGCTCATTTATCTGCAGGATAGGTTGGAAAGAGAGAAGTTAGAATTGCAGCGCGATTTTGGCCTGCCCATGCCCGATGCCAACGTTCCTGACAGTCATATGCCCAGAGAGATCAGAGAAGAAATCAACCATGACGTTGATGCATTACAACACATTGATGTCACCAATTGGAAAAAACTGAATGCTGAACAACGGGAGGTATACGACACTGTCATTACATCAGTAGACAGCGAGCAAGGGTTACTTATTTCATTAGACGCCAGTGGCGGGACAGGCAAAACCTTTGTCCTGTCTACCATTCTTGCACACGTACGATCCAAGAAGGGAGTTGCCCTCGCTACAGCTACAAGTGGAATTGCCGCTACCCTTCTGCCTAAAGGTCGAACTCTTCATTCACGACTAAAAGTACCCATCAACATAACAGAGGAGAGTACATGTAACATCACACCACGTTGTGCAACAGCTGAACTGATTCGTCGATGCAAGCTCCTGGTAATTGATGAGGTGAGCATGGCAGACCGCCGAATTCTCGAAGCTGTAAATCGTTCAATGCAAGACATCCGGAAGAATAAACGCACATTCGGTGGTGTTACAGTTGTGCTGGCTGGTGATTGGCGCCAGATATTACCTATCGTAAGGAAGGGAAGTAGATCTGCGATTATCAACGCATGCATCAAATCATCACCACTGTGGTCTGATGTCAAAGTTATGAAGCTTACCAGAAATATGAGAGTAGCAATGGCAGGGGGCGATGAATGTGATTACGCAAAACATCTTTTGGATATAGGTGAGGGGAAAGTACCAGTAGACTACAAACTCGGCAAACATAAAATTCGAATTAAGGACGAATTTGTTTACCACTCAGACAGCTTCGAACACTTTGCAAACTTTGTCTTTGATGAATTGCAACACAACTACAAGAATCCTGAATGGTTGACATCCAGAGCAATACTGTGCCCAACAAACGATGGAGTAGATAAGGTCAAcgactaccttctgaagaaattcCCTGGTCCTGGGCGAGTATATAAGAGCAGTGACACTATTGAGGATCATAAGGAACGGCATCAATATCCAGAAGAATTTCTGAACAGCTTAAACCCATCAGGATTACCATCTCATGTAATAACACTCAAACCGGGCGCCCCCATTATCCTGTTGAGAATATCGACCCCATCCAAGGACATTGCAATGGCACCAAGTATGTAG